A single Triticum dicoccoides isolate Atlit2015 ecotype Zavitan chromosome 2A, WEW_v2.0, whole genome shotgun sequence DNA region contains:
- the LOC119356686 gene encoding cytochrome P450 76T24-like, whose translation MASFLVECLGWLIVVLFSMYIFQLLRDARRRLPPGPWPPKPIIGDLLDLGEDGQQHRAFLRLADRYGGLMCLRFGMVPHVIISTPDALRAVFGGEGKKVDNIAGLPSLDVLSAMGHRAHTIFALPSQDGKWRAIRKFAAAEMLAPRRISAGAGALLQTKIVEALHREVSGHAARGTAVVFRHAVLDSILSLLLGVLYSTDLEPKERAVFRDIIEDIVGMLGTANVSDIFPPIAALDLQGLRRRMTNLFAIMYRHFDDQVALRLRSREAGEAPKKDVLDTVLDKDGEWKQEGSLLSHDVMRALLSDLYGAGASTTAALIEWGMVDLLQNPEVMRKVKEELATVLGDKPLMEESDIARLPYLQVVVKEILRLRMVVPLVPRKAEADIEVNGYRIPKGTNVILNAWAINRSADAWSDPDKFVPERFIGGETKNFQLGQDFDMIPFGLGRRICPGMPLAQKLIPLILGTLLHRLEWELPAEVKEAGIDMTEKCGVVLSLVTPLTAIPKEI comes from the exons GGAGGACGGCCAGCAGCACCGCGCGTTCCTGCGCCTGGCCGACCGCTACGGCGGCCTCATGTGCCTCCGCTTCGGCATGGTGCCCCACGTGATCATCTCCACGCCAGACGCCCTGCGCGCCGTGTTCGGCGGGGAAGGCAAGAAGGTGGACAACATCGCCGGCCTCCCGAGCCTGGACGTCCTCAGCGCCATGGGCCACCGCGCCCACACCATCTTCGCGCTCCCGAGCCAGGACGGCAAGTGGCGCGCGATCCGCAAGTTCGCCGCCGCAGAGATGCTGGCTCCCAGGCGGATCTCCGCCGGGGCCGGGGCGCTGCTGCAGACCAAGATCGTTGAGGCGCTGCACCGAGAGGTGTCGGGCCACGCCGCGCGCGGCACCGCCGTCGTGTTCAGGCACGCGGTGCTCGACTCCATCCTGAGCCTGCTGCTGGGGGTGCTCTACTCCACCGACCTGGAGCCCAAGGAACGGGCCGTGTTCAGggacatcatcgaggatatcgttgGGATGCTCGGCACGGCTAACGTCTCCGACATATTCCCGCCGATCGCCGCGCTCGACCTCCAGGGCCTGCGACGCAGGATGACGAACCTCTTCGCCATCATGTACCGCCACTTCGACGACCAGGTGGCTCTACGGCTGCGTAGCCGGGAAGCCGGAGAGGCGCCCAAGAAGGACGTGCTGGACACGGTCCTCGATAAGGACGGCGAATGGAAGCAGGAGGGGTCTCTGCTAAGCCATGATGTCATGAGAGCACTCCTCTCC GATTTGTACGGCGCCGGAGCAAGCACGACAGCGGCTCTCATCGAGTGGGGAATGGTGGATCTGCTTCAGAACCCAGAGGTGATGCGCAAGGTCAAGGAGGAGCTCGCTACGGTTCTTGGCGACAAACCGCTCATGGAAGAATCCGACATTGCCCGGCTCCCATACCTCCAAGTCGTCGTCAAAGAGATCCTTCGTCTGCGGATGGTGGTGCCGCTGGTACCTCGCAAAGCGGAGGCTGACATCGAGGTGAATGGCTACAGGATCCCTAAGGGCACCAACGTGATCCTCAACGCGTGGGCGATCAACCGGAGCGCCGACGCATGGTCGGATCCGGACAAGTTCGTCCCCGAGAGGTTCATCGGCGGCGAGACCAAGAACTTCCAGCTGGGGCAGGACTTTGACATGATACCATTCGGTCTTGGCCGACGCATCTGCCCCGGGATGCCGCTTGCACAGAAGCTGATACCGCTGATTCTTGGCACGCTGCTCCATCGGCTCGAGTGGGAGCTTCCTGCGGAGGTCAAGGAGGCTGGGATAGACATGACAGAGAAGTGTGGGGTGGTGTTATCTCTAGTCACCCCCCTTACAGCCATACCTAAGGAAATATGA